A window of Desulfatiglans anilini DSM 4660 contains these coding sequences:
- a CDS encoding carboxymuconolactone decarboxylase family protein: MAGERLLAEWFPEFADALDKIDALYKEKRLIDEKTYQFICFALAIKARSKPCLLKHFMGALEAGATVKELAYIMALTFREAAGGDDCWTHDALGDWRQMIAEGLQSSSCCAK; this comes from the coding sequence ATGGCAGGAGAGCGTTTGTTAGCCGAATGGTTTCCGGAATTTGCCGATGCACTGGATAAGATCGATGCCCTCTATAAGGAGAAACGCCTCATAGACGAAAAGACCTACCAGTTTATCTGCTTCGCACTGGCTATCAAGGCCAGATCCAAACCCTGCTTGTTGAAGCATTTTATGGGAGCGCTCGAGGCAGGCGCAACCGTAAAGGAACTGGCCTACATCATGGCGTTGACGTTCAGGGAAGCTGCCGGCGGGGATGACTGCTGGACTCACGATGCCTTGGGAGACTGGCGTCAGATGATCGCTGAGGGCCTCCAGAGTTCATCCTGTTGCGCCAAATAA